Proteins encoded within one genomic window of Congzhengia minquanensis:
- a CDS encoding sugar phosphate isomerase/epimerase family protein, whose product MGNLKIGLQLYSVRDDMAQDMYAALKKVKEIGYDYVEFAGYFDHSAEEVRSMLDEIGLTCVSVHQAYNLFLEEGQKAADYLKTIGADYAAIPWMAAEDHKGCDHYDNVIADITKVGRLLKDNGIQLLYHNHDFEFQKFEDKFLLDWLYESVPSDLLQTEVDTCWVKYAGYDPCEYLKKYTGRSPVVHLKDFTCKRFAGGPAYALIDENGKEIKTTREDNGFEFRPVGMGLQDFPAILKAAEEAGAAYAIVEQDASVDRPPMEAAKLSREYLKKIGY is encoded by the coding sequence ATGGGAAACTTAAAAATTGGTTTGCAGCTGTATTCTGTGCGCGACGACATGGCGCAGGATATGTATGCCGCATTGAAAAAGGTTAAGGAAATCGGTTACGACTATGTTGAGTTTGCCGGCTACTTCGACCACAGCGCAGAGGAAGTAAGATCTATGCTGGACGAAATCGGCCTCACATGTGTTTCCGTTCACCAGGCTTATAACCTGTTTTTAGAAGAGGGACAAAAGGCTGCCGACTATTTAAAAACCATTGGTGCAGACTATGCCGCAATTCCGTGGATGGCGGCGGAAGACCACAAGGGCTGCGACCACTATGACAACGTAATAGCAGACATCACAAAAGTGGGCCGGCTGTTAAAGGACAACGGCATTCAGCTTCTTTACCACAACCACGATTTTGAATTCCAGAAGTTTGAAGATAAATTTTTGTTAGACTGGCTCTATGAGTCTGTTCCTTCAGATTTACTCCAAACCGAGGTTGATACCTGCTGGGTGAAATATGCCGGCTACGACCCCTGTGAATATTTGAAGAAATATACCGGCAGAAGCCCGGTAGTGCATTTGAAGGACTTTACCTGCAAACGGTTTGCAGGCGGCCCTGCCTATGCGCTGATTGACGAAAACGGCAAGGAAATTAAAACCACAAGGGAAGACAATGGGTTTGAGTTCCGTCCCGTTGGCATGGGCCTGCAGGACTTCCCGGCGATCTTAAAAGCCGCCGAAGAAGCAGGAGCTGCCTATGCGATCGTTGAGCAGGATGCGTCGGTTGACCGTCCGCCAATGGAAGCAGCAAAGCTCAGCCGTGAATATTTAAAGAAAATCGGATATTAA